Genomic DNA from Gimesia aquarii:
ATTTCCGTCTTTGCAAAACCAAAAGAAAATGTTGTTTCTGCAGCTGTAAGAGTTCGCTGTGTAGAGAAACTGGATCCCAAGAGGAGAAACAGAACAGGAAATGGTAGGAATCTTTGAATTATCAAAAGCATTACATGAGCCTGGAAAAGTGGTCAATCTTTATAGCCAAGTATTGTTTTCATTATGACATAAACAATCATCGATGTGAACTAGTCCTCACTGTATTGGGTCCTGCATCTTGATTTTTCTTAGTATTTTTTCTGATTCTGCTGCTCTTTATTTGATAGCCTCTCATTACAAGCCCTCCTTTGCCTGAAGTTTGATCTTAAGTTATTGACCAAAAAACAAAGCCCATCAAATTGATACTGTCGCGCCAGAAACAGATACCATTCAACGGGCTTTGTTATGGTATTGATCCTGCAGCGTTCCGATTTTGTTTTCTTTTTTGAAATTTTTTTCATTCATGACAGGTATCGTTTCTTTCGATCCTGATTCTGCTAATGGAAAGTGTGAATTTTATAATTGATTTTCTGGTATGTATTGTGTTTTTATTACCCTATGGATAACAATATAAACTACTGGTTGGTGAATCAGCATCAACAACCCTCATGCAATATCCTTCCTCTGATCCCCTTAAAGATTTAGAATTACTTACATCAAGATTTGATACTGGGAGTTAAAAGTCGTGTCGGGACTAACAGTCACTTGCCCTCACTGCCAGACAAAAGTCAGGCTCAAAAGCTCTAAAATGCTCGGCAAAAAGGTCAATTGTCGAAGTTGTGAAACCCCTTTTGTGCTTAAAGCAGATGGCCAAAAGAAATCCCAATCAGCTCGTAGACCCAAAAGCGAGGATCTCGAAGAGAGCGGTGCGAATTCCTATGATCCCGAACGGATTCGAGCACGTCGTTTAAAAAAACGTAAAAGTACCTCAGGGTCAAAGAGTGTTGCAAAAGACTCCTCTTCAAAAAAATCAAAGTCATCAAAAAAGTCCGACTCTCAGATACCACTTCCTCTCCTTATTGGCGGCTGTGTTCTGGGCCTGTGTGTCACAGCAGGCCTGATCTACTTTGTCTATTCAATGGGAAGTTCGTTGAATTCTGGCGCAACAGCCAAGAAAAAAGCGGCAGCGCCGGTTAAATTTGCCAAATTTGAACCGGAAGTAGGTGATTTTGGTTGTGAATACCCAGAGGGATGGACCGTGAAAAATGGTGGAGGAAAAGGGGGAGTTCAAAGCTGGGCACAATTCCTTTCTCCAGATGAAAGCACCAAAATATCAATTCGAGGAAATATGACAGGAGCAGCTTTGGGAGGCGCTGGCATCTCTATGACACAAGGTGCTGATGCTGATGAGATTGAACCTCCCGTTGTGGATATTCATCGTTTAATGAAAATCAAATTTTCCGATGATTACCCAAACTATGAAGAAATCGGGGCTCATCAATTATTCAAAACCAAAATGGGGGATACTTGCTCATCTATCTTTACCACCAAAACGATGTTTGGAGGGAAACAGAAAGGCTACCGTGTTACCTTGCTTACAGGGAGAGTCCAGTTTAATTTGATTTGCCTTTGTGACGAAGGGCTATTTGAACAAATGCGTCCCACTTTTGATAAGGTCGTTCAAACCATTCATGAAAAATAAGGCTGAGCTAGAAATCGCTCGTTTTTCATCCCCAATGCCAAGCGAAGCGTTTTTTGAAATGATGATAATACAGGCCAATCATACGCAGCGCAACAATTTCCAGATACAGAATGATCCCCATCATAATGATAATTCCCACGACACCTAATTGCATGGCCGTAATTGTGGTAAAAATCTGAAAAACAGCCGTGATAAAAATAGCACCTGCCGTGAAGAAATAAGCAGCCATTGATCGGAAGATTGTTATGATCATTAAATCAATTCGAAAGACGGTTTCAAATCCACCCACGGCGACGCATAACGCAAGAATGGGCCAGAAAAACAGTCCCGCACAATAGAGAAAAACGAACACACCAAGATGAAAAAGCGGTAAAAAATCAGCAAGTTCCTGAGGAATGAGATTGGGTACACCGCCACCAGCCATATCTTCAACATAGAAATAAATCGCGAATCCCAAATAAAGATAAGCTGGTAAATGGACTAGCAACCAAGTCCCCGCCCATTTGAGCATTGGAATGAAATAGCCTTCTTCCGGGCTTAGCTCTGGTAATTCTTTGCGTCCAGATGTCGCTTCGTAGATTACACTAAATCGATAATTACTATACCACCCCAGGATGATGATATAGCCAAATAATCCAAATCGCCCCCCATAAGGTAATACCAGATCTCGTAAACAGAGCAGGATCCAGATAAAAACAAATGTGAACAAATTCGCGGGATCTAACAGAAAGAGGAATGTCTCTTTCAAATCCTGGACATAATTATTCGTCTTTTTTCGGGTGACTGGGCCATCTTCGTCTCCCTGATATTTTTCTGCCTTGACCATCGGCTTTCTGACAACCCGCCGAATGGATTTTGATTTAGCCTCCAGTTCAACAGCATCATCTAACAGTTTGGAAAAATCATCGTCATTGTGATCCGTTTCTGGCTCTGGAATTGTGATCGTTTCACCACACTCTTTGCAACGCATACGCTTACCGGCTGCTTCATCACGAACCTTATACTTCTTTGCACAAATATCACAGCTTACTTTGATGGTCATTCTGGTTGCCTACAATGGAAAATGAAACAGAAATCATGTGCTCCCGATTTCAACGTGTTGTTATTCCAGTCGGATCAATCTTTTACCATTTTTTTATAGAGAATGTGAGTCTACCATCATGTTTTTGTTTAAATATTCGACTCTGTAACGATCAAAAATATTACAGTTCTAGATAAAGAATATTATTGGCTTTCGTTTTCAGCGATGGAGTGTTTGTAGACAGATTGAGAGCTGCCTAATTAGATAACATGCTCGAAGCGATGTTAAGAAAACAACACAAATTACAACAACGGAACACCAAAAGGTTATTGAAGAATTATCAACGAAAGAACGAGATAACAACCAACTTAGTGCTATGACAGGAAATACTGACGTCGAAGCAAAAGTTAAAAACTTGCTCGAGTTGTCAGAAAAGAGTGCGATCCAAGGAAAGTTATCATCAATTTCTCCAACCCTCTCTACCAATTTAACAGCATTTGATAGATGTGAGATAAAACCAAATAAGACACCAAGAATAAGAAGAGGTGCTGCTAGTTTTGCACTATCTTCATTGATAGAAAGCCCGAGCACGGAAATCGATCTGGATTTACCAGAGAGCTTACGATCTATCCATAATAAAGCAGCAGATGGTGTCAACGTTTTTATATCTTCCCAATAGATTTGAGCATTTGATTTCCGGCTAAATATTTTTAGATCGTTACTTTCCAGAATCTTGTCAGGAAAGATTACTTTTCTAGATAGAATATTTATGGTCATTTTGACAGGACGAGGATGATGCTTATTTCTATTAGTAAATTGAATGATTTCTTTTCCAATTGTCATGCTTTCACTTAGCCTAGAAAATTGAATCTCTTCATTCGCTATCTTTTGAATTTTGTCTTGATACTGGGAGAGTTTGATGTTTTCCTCCTGCAATGCAAATAAAAGTTTTTGATTTTTTTTGCTAATGTCAGTACCTGCGAATATTGATTCTTCCGCATCTCCAAAAATGGTATCTGCCTTAGATTCAATTAAAATGTCAGTCATATAACAGGTGCTAAGTTTATACTTTAATACATTTAAGCTTTCTTCCGGAACAAGTTTCGCCATTGCGAATGGTAAGCCAAGTTCACTACGAATTTTGTGGTGGTGATCAATTTGTGCAAGGGCTTTTGCAGTATCCCTACTTGGATCTCTGGACATACTTAGGAAATAAATCAGATCTTTTACATCTGCACGAGCAGCTAAAAGCTCATGCGTATCTGGAACTTGTGGTGCTACTGCAAAAACAAGAGTGGCGGCACAAATCCCCAAGTAAGTCCTATGAATAAATCGTAGTTGTCTCAGATGTTCTTCGGTCATAGCTATCCACTTCTCATTCCGCTCATGTGACCTTTTGGGTATGAGTCACATTATTAAAAGTAGGGTTTGTCTTGTGATAACTACATTTAAATCTTGATCTGTGAATAACCATATATTATGAGTTAATTATTCACCACACTCAATGGTTGTTGATTTATATATCATCCCCAATTCAGCCTGTCTTAGAACTCTATTACCAATTGAGTGTGTCTTGTGACATACGAACTATTTCCGTTATTGCGACTCTTTCTTCACACATGCATTAGCAAAACGATTATTCTACTTCAAACCGGTCTACGATTTTTCTATGTCACATAAATTTAGAAAAGCAGGTTTCCTGCAATGGTTGAGAGCCGAAACAAGCATTTTCAGATGACCAATAAATGTAAATTCATCAAAGACAACAGGAAAAGTGAAGATGAATCAGATCTAATAGTATATTCAGAGTAATTTACTTTAACATAAAGGTTTCAGAGGGTATAAAAGAGATGATTAATCATTCAAAATTGATTGTTTCACTCTACGGAGTATGACTAATGGCAGCCTTGGATTTTCAGGACAAGTTATTGCGGTGTTTAGGTGGTGAATGGCCCAAACCACCTGCACTGAGTGTCATTTCACGAAAAACCATTCAAAAGCAAGGCTATCGTATTGAGTCGCTCACCTATGAGGTGGAGCCTGGCGACGCGATTCCCGCCATGCTTCTGATTCCCGATACGGTATCTCCAGCCCATCCTGCACCGGCTGTTGCTGTCTGGCATCAACATGCAGGTCAGTATCATTTAGGGAAAAGTGAACCTGCTGGTTTAGCAGGGAATCCAATGCATCATACAGGTGCCGCATTGGCTAAAGAGGGATTTGTCGTTTTATGCCCTGATGCCCTTTGCTTTGAAGAGCGCCAGGATCCCAGTAAAAGACTAAAGGCCGGTCACTATGAACGGCATGAATTTCTGCGATATGTTGTCGCTGGCAAATGTATGGCCTGGAAAAATATACTCGACATGAAACGGGCGATTGACTTTCTTCAAAGCCGGCCAGAAGTCATCGACGAAAATATTGGCTGTTATGGACACTCAATGGGTTCAACACATACCTGGCTAGTCGGTCCCTGGGAGAAGAGAATCAAATGCCTGGTCGGAAACTGTTGCCTACCCACTTATCGTGGGATTCATCGAGAGCACATGCTGCATTGCTTTCCAAATTTTATCCCAGGAATTTATGAATTCGGTGATACTCCGGATATTGCCGCTCTCATTGCTCCTCGGCCGCTACATTTGAACTTTGGTGAATTAGATGGGGGTAGTCCCATCGAAGATGTGCGGGACGGTGTAAAAATAATTGCAAACAATTATGCGACCATGCATGCAAAAAAGAATTTCACTTATTATATTGAAGAGGGGGCCGGGCATGTGCTCTCTCCTAAAATGTGGGAAAAGACCCTGTCACACTTTCAACATCATCTGAAGTCTCAATCATAAATATTTCGACTCTGGAAATCATAAATGGATGCTCTCAAATATACGAAAGAACTTGTTGCGTTTGAATCAACGAGTTGTTACTCCAATCTGGAAGTCAGTGATTATGTGGAATCGACTCTCAAAGAACTGGGATTTGACATCGAGCGTCTGGAATTTAACGACCCCAATGGCATTCGCAAAGCGAACATCATCGGACGTAAAGGAACAGGCAAGGGCGGTCTAGCCTATTTCGCTCATACGGATGTGGTTCCCGCTGATCCCTGGTTTACTGATGAGTTCACTCCTTTTACCCCGACTTTAAAGGAAGATAAACTTTACGGTCGGGGAAGTTGTGATATGAAAGGCTCCATCGCTTGCATGTTGTCGGCAGCGAAACAGTATGCCGACCGTCCTTTGAAACAGCCACTCTATATTACATGTACCGCTGATGAAGAAGTTGGATATCATGGTGCACGGAATGTGGCCGAAAAATCATCCATGTACCAGGAAATGATTGAAGGTGAGAGTCATGGAATCATTGGTGAACCCACACGACTGGAAGTTGTTTACGCACACAAGGGAACCTATGGTTTCCAGGTGATTTCACATGGTCGGGCGGCGCACTCAAGCCTGAGTACTGGTATTAATGCCAATCTGGCAATGATCCCGTTTCTCGTAGAGATGAAAGCACTCTACGAGGAATGCATGTCAGACCCTCGCTGGCAGAATCAGGAATTTGATCCTCCCACCAATGGCTGGAACATCGGAATTAATGACAGAACGGCCGCAGTCAATATTACGCCGCCACAAAGTATCTGCACAGTTTACTTCAGACCAATGCCAGGACAGGATCCAGAAGAACTGGTAACACGTGCGCGAAGTGCTGCTGAAAAATGTGGAGTAGAATTCCAGTTCAAATGTGGAGGCCAACCGGTCTATACTGACCCCCATTCCCCATTCGTGAATGAAGTGCTGAAGATCGCGGGTACCGAA
This window encodes:
- a CDS encoding MJ0042-type zinc finger domain-containing protein yields the protein MSGLTVTCPHCQTKVRLKSSKMLGKKVNCRSCETPFVLKADGQKKSQSARRPKSEDLEESGANSYDPERIRARRLKKRKSTSGSKSVAKDSSSKKSKSSKKSDSQIPLPLLIGGCVLGLCVTAGLIYFVYSMGSSLNSGATAKKKAAAPVKFAKFEPEVGDFGCEYPEGWTVKNGGGKGGVQSWAQFLSPDESTKISIRGNMTGAALGGAGISMTQGADADEIEPPVVDIHRLMKIKFSDDYPNYEEIGAHQLFKTKMGDTCSSIFTTKTMFGGKQKGYRVTLLTGRVQFNLICLCDEGLFEQMRPTFDKVVQTIHEK
- a CDS encoding dienelactone hydrolase family protein — translated: MAALDFQDKLLRCLGGEWPKPPALSVISRKTIQKQGYRIESLTYEVEPGDAIPAMLLIPDTVSPAHPAPAVAVWHQHAGQYHLGKSEPAGLAGNPMHHTGAALAKEGFVVLCPDALCFEERQDPSKRLKAGHYERHEFLRYVVAGKCMAWKNILDMKRAIDFLQSRPEVIDENIGCYGHSMGSTHTWLVGPWEKRIKCLVGNCCLPTYRGIHREHMLHCFPNFIPGIYEFGDTPDIAALIAPRPLHLNFGELDGGSPIEDVRDGVKIIANNYATMHAKKNFTYYIEEGAGHVLSPKMWEKTLSHFQHHLKSQS
- a CDS encoding M20 family metallopeptidase; the protein is MDALKYTKELVAFESTSCYSNLEVSDYVESTLKELGFDIERLEFNDPNGIRKANIIGRKGTGKGGLAYFAHTDVVPADPWFTDEFTPFTPTLKEDKLYGRGSCDMKGSIACMLSAAKQYADRPLKQPLYITCTADEEVGYHGARNVAEKSSMYQEMIEGESHGIIGEPTRLEVVYAHKGTYGFQVISHGRAAHSSLSTGINANLAMIPFLVEMKALYEECMSDPRWQNQEFDPPTNGWNIGINDRTAAVNITPPQSICTVYFRPMPGQDPEELVTRARSAAEKCGVEFQFKCGGQPVYTDPHSPFVNEVLKIAGTERAKTVSYGTDGSMFHELKNIVVFGPGDIGQAHTHDEFIELGQLEQGTHKFGALIEHYCL